In Haloplanus rubicundus, one DNA window encodes the following:
- a CDS encoding DNA-directed RNA polymerase subunit L has translation MELRVIEKTDEELRMEIAGEDHTFMNVLKGALLETAGVMAATYDMNPEQSGGQTDPILSVKTEAGTDPLDAVADASRRVQDLTDDFMAAFDAAA, from the coding sequence ATGGAACTGCGGGTCATCGAGAAGACCGACGAGGAACTCCGCATGGAGATCGCGGGCGAGGATCACACGTTCATGAACGTCCTCAAGGGCGCGTTGCTGGAGACGGCCGGCGTGATGGCGGCGACGTACGACATGAACCCCGAACAGTCGGGCGGTCAGACCGATCCGATTCTCTCCGTCAAGACCGAAGCCGGCACCGACCCCCTCGACGCGGTGGCCGACGCCTCCCGTCGCGTACAGGACCTCACCGACGACTTCATGGCCGCGTTCGACGCCGCCGCGTAA
- a CDS encoding uracil-DNA glycosylase family protein → MRNVTDRVSNPFGMQPPCERFVPGYGDANAHFHVVGDHPGVHGGAETGVPFTRSDAGRRLQRALHDAGLLRTTGDEPEVDNTFLSYLHTCVPTGAPTDDDYAAMEPFFDAELRAIAAHVLLPVGERAIRHVVETCTAHDAATLDIEQLHATELLGSGWLVMPIREPTAWSSDDASSLVDAIDRLRATDYRRETDLGRFVAGNDPYLVR, encoded by the coding sequence GTGCGAAACGTCACCGACCGCGTCAGCAACCCGTTCGGCATGCAACCGCCCTGCGAGCGGTTCGTCCCGGGCTACGGCGACGCCAACGCCCACTTCCACGTCGTCGGCGACCATCCCGGCGTCCACGGCGGCGCCGAGACGGGCGTCCCGTTCACCCGGAGCGACGCCGGCCGGCGTCTCCAGCGTGCCCTCCACGACGCCGGCCTCCTGCGAACGACGGGCGACGAACCCGAGGTGGACAACACCTTCCTCTCCTATCTCCACACCTGTGTTCCGACGGGTGCGCCGACGGACGACGACTACGCCGCCATGGAACCCTTCTTCGACGCCGAACTCCGCGCCATCGCCGCGCACGTCCTCCTCCCGGTCGGCGAGCGAGCGATCCGACACGTCGTCGAGACGTGCACCGCCCACGACGCGGCCACCCTCGACATCGAGCAGCTGCACGCGACGGAGCTGCTGGGAAGCGGCTGGCTCGTCATGCCGATCCGCGAGCCGACGGCGTGGTCGTCCGACGACGCGTCGAGCCTCGTCGACGCCATCGACCGCCTCCGCGCGACCGACTACCGCCGCGAGACCGACCTCGGCCGATTCGTCGCGGGCAACGATCCGTATCTCGTTCGGTGA
- a CDS encoding DUF5793 family protein yields MRRDHFELEADNIDWVETGDPPAEPQVIIDFNGPRETLTDRLTDAEGNLLEASETDVAFRLQDPLDDPDAAGVVSVTDRVTGDFLLELNEEADDVLRFVRAAREYGKSTDDGGRYSVVIRIDGETVATYAKSTFLVYDANGSLLRSKSLIPSGVEL; encoded by the coding sequence ATGAGGCGCGACCATTTCGAGTTGGAGGCAGACAACATCGACTGGGTCGAGACCGGCGATCCGCCGGCCGAGCCCCAAGTCATCATCGACTTCAACGGACCGAGGGAGACGCTGACCGACCGCCTGACCGACGCGGAGGGGAACCTGCTTGAGGCCTCCGAGACGGACGTAGCCTTCCGCCTGCAGGACCCGCTCGACGACCCCGACGCCGCCGGCGTCGTCAGCGTCACCGACCGCGTCACGGGTGATTTCCTCCTCGAACTCAACGAGGAGGCCGATGACGTGTTGCGGTTCGTCCGCGCCGCGCGCGAGTACGGCAAGTCGACGGACGACGGCGGCCGCTACAGCGTCGTCATCCGCATCGACGGCGAGACGGTCGCCACGTACGCCAAGAGTACCTTCCTCGTCTACGACGCCAACGGGAGCCTGCTCCGCTCCAAGAGCCTCATCCCGTCCGGTGTCGAACTCTAG
- a CDS encoding CheF family chemotaxis protein: MSGRIELSATVFCECVGEAPTTADLTFGDDHLRLESETDSLTVAQSDVFDVRLGSSPRVATDFFTGPVLTVGFDAEDGREVLFVDGSRDSLETYAGLLYRWLLDGREVAARHPAEIGGRVTGQPFDIGTLRVTPGKVGCTGIDYSFGIDLDRIVHLSRSEGELLGDQRTMIELQYVRDGRAVSLDLSVDPPRIQHLLGRHLRQEYDKIRRAVRGLDVPKVAVRTLYELYSLRGAAAPATLFDGPSDASAAILRGLEKASLVRFGDDEVELTSRGWILVTEHVDASADGTAAHGVGD; the protein is encoded by the coding sequence ATGTCGGGTCGAATCGAGCTTTCGGCGACCGTGTTCTGTGAGTGCGTCGGCGAGGCGCCGACCACGGCGGACCTCACGTTCGGAGACGACCACCTCCGCCTGGAGAGCGAGACGGATTCGCTCACCGTCGCGCAGTCGGACGTCTTCGACGTCAGACTTGGGTCGTCGCCGCGGGTCGCCACCGACTTCTTCACTGGCCCGGTCCTGACGGTCGGATTCGACGCGGAGGACGGCCGGGAAGTACTGTTCGTCGACGGATCGCGTGACTCCCTGGAGACGTACGCCGGCCTCCTCTATCGGTGGCTCCTCGACGGGCGAGAGGTAGCCGCCCGCCATCCGGCCGAGATCGGCGGCCGAGTGACCGGCCAACCGTTCGACATCGGCACGCTCCGGGTCACACCCGGGAAAGTCGGGTGTACGGGCATCGACTACTCGTTCGGGATCGACCTCGACAGGATCGTCCACCTCTCGCGTTCCGAGGGGGAACTGCTCGGGGACCAACGGACGATGATCGAACTCCAGTACGTGAGAGACGGCCGGGCCGTCTCGCTGGATCTGTCGGTCGACCCGCCGCGGATACAGCACTTACTGGGTCGACACCTCCGACAGGAGTACGACAAGATCCGACGGGCGGTACGGGGGCTGGACGTCCCCAAGGTTGCAGTCCGGACGCTCTACGAACTCTATTCGCTCCGCGGTGCCGCCGCGCCGGCGACGCTGTTCGACGGACCGTCGGACGCGTCGGCGGCCATCCTCCGCGGACTCGAGAAAGCCAGCCTCGTTCGGTTCGGCGACGACGAGGTCGAACTCACCTCCCGGGGCTGGATTCTCGTCACCGAACACGTCGACGCCTCGGCGGACGGTACGGCGGCTCACGGGGTCGGCGACTGA
- a CDS encoding DUF7549 family protein produces the protein MWVRSEYAGELAVLLTWLSALIPWNVSYASNPSGAAVLFVRFPLAQVRYVFGLSIARGVVVSDPLSALAFQRGSPIAAAYRVWALGAAVFAVALVVSVVYYRREAWAESWPVDPVRLLGGLLAGTGLVFAGATYLLLSRGFSSLPIPLGVVFLLLFGGLLLTVDRTA, from the coding sequence ATGTGGGTCCGGTCGGAGTACGCCGGCGAACTGGCCGTCCTCCTGACGTGGCTGTCGGCGCTCATCCCGTGGAACGTCTCGTACGCCTCGAACCCGAGCGGCGCCGCCGTGCTGTTCGTCCGCTTCCCCCTCGCGCAGGTGCGGTACGTCTTCGGTCTGTCCATCGCCCGCGGCGTCGTCGTCTCCGACCCGCTCTCGGCGCTCGCGTTCCAGCGGGGGAGTCCCATCGCCGCCGCCTATCGGGTGTGGGCACTCGGCGCCGCCGTCTTCGCCGTCGCCCTCGTCGTCTCCGTCGTCTACTACCGGCGGGAGGCGTGGGCCGAGTCGTGGCCCGTCGATCCGGTGCGGCTCCTCGGCGGGCTCCTCGCCGGCACGGGCCTCGTCTTCGCGGGCGCGACGTACCTCCTCCTCTCGCGTGGCTTCTCGTCGCTTCCCATCCCGCTCGGCGTCGTCTTCTTGCTCCTGTTCGGCGGCCTCCTCCTGACGGTCGACCGGACGGCGTGA
- the dapA gene encoding 4-hydroxy-tetrahydrodipicolinate synthase: protein MTLTEFRGVYPAMTTPFHEDGSIDFETLREDARRLADAGVDGLVPVGSTGESATLSHDEHIEVVEAVVDAVDVPVIAGSGSNNTAEALSLSRRSAEAGADALLLISPYYNKPEPQGMYEHYRTIADEVDLPQIVYNVPGRTGQNISVDTAVDLAAHPNILGYKAASGDLNQVSEIVERTRDEDFSVLAGDDGLILPTLSVGGTGTISVVANVEPERTVDMVHSALDDDYEHARERHHELGPLMRALFWETNPIPVNEAMAIRGYGPGHVRLPLTRLSEELRPDLEAVLADLEPLEAEA, encoded by the coding sequence ATGACACTCACCGAGTTCCGCGGGGTCTACCCCGCCATGACCACGCCGTTCCACGAGGACGGCAGCATCGACTTCGAAACGCTCCGCGAGGACGCCCGCCGTCTCGCCGACGCCGGCGTCGACGGCCTCGTTCCCGTCGGCTCCACCGGCGAGAGCGCGACCCTCTCCCACGACGAACACATCGAGGTGGTCGAGGCCGTCGTCGACGCCGTCGACGTCCCCGTCATCGCCGGCTCCGGATCGAACAACACCGCCGAAGCCCTCTCGCTCTCCCGACGCTCCGCCGAGGCCGGCGCCGACGCCCTCCTTCTCATCTCGCCGTACTACAACAAGCCCGAACCGCAGGGCATGTACGAACACTATCGGACCATCGCCGACGAGGTCGACCTCCCACAGATCGTCTACAACGTCCCCGGTCGCACGGGGCAGAACATCAGCGTCGACACGGCCGTCGACCTCGCCGCCCATCCCAACATCCTCGGCTACAAGGCCGCGAGCGGCGACCTGAATCAGGTCTCCGAGATCGTCGAGCGCACCCGAGACGAGGACTTTTCGGTCCTCGCCGGCGACGACGGCCTCATCCTGCCCACCCTCTCCGTGGGCGGGACGGGCACCATCAGCGTCGTCGCCAACGTCGAACCCGAGCGGACGGTCGACATGGTCCACTCGGCGCTCGACGACGACTACGAACACGCCCGCGAGCGCCACCACGAACTCGGGCCGCTGATGCGCGCGCTGTTCTGGGAGACCAACCCCATCCCGGTCAACGAGGCGATGGCGATCCGCGGCTACGGCCCGGGACACGTTCGCCTCCCCCTCACCCGCCTCTCGGAGGAGCTTCGTCCCGACCTGGAAGCCGTCCTCGCCGATCTCGAACCGCTGGAGGCCGAGGCGTGA
- the dapB gene encoding 4-hydroxy-tetrahydrodipicolinate reductase gives MIEVAVTGAGGHMGREVIEAATHRDGMAVTLAVNRTAVDPVAGHEVADEADLPRLLDDRDPDVLVDFTLPDPSTRYVEACADAGVAAVVGTTGFSDDQLARIADAAESVPVLRASNFARGVMALRRAVREAVAALPDYDIELTETHHNRKRDAPSGTALSILDDVDEVRAERRTSGSRTESGEEAADRVHGREGEQPREDGEVGVHARRAGDVTGEHELLLAGNHEVLTLTHRAESRGVFAAGALDAADWLVGRPAGEYDFEDTI, from the coding sequence GTGATCGAGGTCGCCGTCACCGGCGCCGGCGGCCACATGGGCCGGGAAGTGATCGAGGCCGCCACCCACCGCGACGGGATGGCGGTCACCCTCGCGGTCAACCGCACGGCGGTCGATCCGGTTGCCGGCCACGAGGTGGCCGACGAGGCGGACCTCCCCCGACTGCTCGACGACCGCGACCCCGACGTGCTGGTGGACTTTACCCTCCCCGACCCGAGCACGCGGTACGTCGAGGCCTGCGCGGACGCGGGCGTCGCCGCCGTCGTCGGGACGACGGGCTTCTCGGACGACCAACTCGCCCGCATCGCCGACGCCGCCGAGTCGGTGCCCGTCCTCCGCGCCTCGAACTTCGCACGCGGCGTGATGGCGCTCCGGCGGGCGGTCCGCGAGGCCGTCGCGGCGCTCCCGGACTACGATATCGAACTCACGGAGACTCACCACAACCGCAAGCGCGACGCGCCCTCGGGGACGGCGCTCTCGATTCTGGACGACGTCGACGAGGTGCGAGCGGAGCGACGCACCTCGGGGAGTCGGACGGAGTCCGGCGAGGAGGCGGCCGACCGCGTCCACGGCCGCGAAGGCGAACAGCCCCGCGAGGACGGTGAGGTGGGCGTCCACGCCCGCCGGGCCGGCGACGTGACCGGCGAACACGAACTACTACTTGCGGGGAACCACGAGGTACTGACGCTCACGCATCGCGCCGAATCCCGGGGCGTCTTCGCCGCCGGGGCGCTCGATGCCGCCGACTGGCTCGTCGGCCGACCCGCCGGCGAGTACGACTTCGAGGACACGATATGA
- a CDS encoding 2,3,4,5-tetrahydropyridine-2,6-dicarboxylate N-succinyltransferase: MTLESDVSDLWQRYDDDDVDAETATADDYDTLDAFLEGLEAGEIRAAEKRSGEWEANEWVKRGILLNFGLRATEARSYGGVDYHDVLPLRETGDLGERGTRNTPDGTTIRRGAYLGSDCIMMSPSFVNVGAYVGDGTLVDSCDTVGSCAQIGANVKLGANTLIGGVLEPVEDAPVIVEDGVSLGAGCRVTSGFVVGENTVVGENTLLSPRIPVYDLVAEEVIYGHLPPERRAFTRMVESSIGDHDLFAGGAYKPAVVAMDIEADTRDATKREEALRE, from the coding sequence ATGACACTGGAATCCGACGTATCCGACCTGTGGCAGCGCTACGACGACGACGACGTGGACGCCGAGACGGCGACCGCCGACGACTACGACACGCTCGACGCCTTCCTCGAGGGGCTAGAGGCGGGCGAGATTCGCGCCGCGGAGAAGCGGTCGGGCGAGTGGGAGGCCAACGAGTGGGTCAAGCGGGGCATCCTGCTGAACTTCGGCCTCCGCGCGACCGAGGCCCGCTCCTACGGCGGCGTCGACTACCACGACGTGCTCCCCCTGCGCGAGACGGGCGACCTGGGCGAGCGCGGCACCCGCAACACCCCCGACGGCACGACCATCCGCCGCGGCGCCTATCTGGGATCGGACTGCATCATGATGAGCCCCTCCTTCGTCAACGTGGGCGCCTACGTCGGCGACGGCACCCTCGTCGACTCCTGTGACACCGTCGGCTCCTGTGCACAGATCGGCGCGAACGTCAAACTCGGTGCCAACACGCTCATCGGCGGCGTCCTCGAACCCGTCGAGGACGCGCCGGTCATCGTCGAGGACGGCGTCTCGCTGGGCGCCGGCTGTCGGGTTACCTCCGGCTTCGTCGTCGGCGAGAACACGGTGGTCGGGGAGAACACCCTCCTCTCGCCGCGCATCCCCGTCTACGACCTGGTGGCGGAGGAAGTCATCTACGGCCACCTGCCGCCGGAGCGACGCGCCTTCACCCGGATGGTCGAGTCCTCTATCGGCGACCACGACCTCTTTGCCGGTGGTGCGTACAAACCGGCGGTGGTGGCGATGGACATCGAGGCCGACACACGGGACGCCACGAAGCGGGAGGAGGCGCTGCGGGAATGA
- the lysA gene encoding diaminopimelate decarboxylase, producing the protein MSGEAAGPAVRRLADWSAADLTDLADEYGTPLYVTDLDRVRENAARLLDAFPDADVSYAVKAHTGRAVLETVHDAGLGAECASAGEVVRALDAGYDEVQYTAVNPPAEDLDIVLDHWRDGAGLTVVAGARDTIDRLRERGYDGRLAVRVNPGVGAGHHEKVTTGGHAKFGVPYDRAPELLAGARADFDVVGIHAHAGSGISGDDLDAHRELVARMGALAREVGDLEFVDVGGGFGVPYREDDQPLDLDAVADATREALGDVDAELAIEPGRYLVADAGVLLTRVNTVKPVDGDGSDGTVPVVAGVDAGMTTLLRPAMYDAYHAIRNLTAERPERPVTVAGPVCETSDLFCEERPMPTPRRGDLLAIGNAGAYGYEMASTYNSRPRPAEVVCEASEAPREAGEAGGLVETASLARERETIAGVTGLEVDR; encoded by the coding sequence ATGAGCGGGGAGGCGGCCGGCCCCGCCGTGCGACGCCTCGCGGACTGGTCGGCCGCCGACCTGACCGACCTGGCCGACGAGTACGGCACCCCCCTGTACGTCACGGATCTGGACCGGGTGCGCGAGAACGCGGCGCGGCTCCTCGACGCCTTCCCCGACGCCGACGTCAGCTACGCCGTCAAGGCCCACACCGGCCGGGCAGTCCTCGAAACCGTCCACGACGCCGGCCTCGGCGCCGAGTGTGCCTCCGCCGGCGAGGTGGTGCGCGCCCTCGACGCCGGCTACGACGAAGTGCAGTACACGGCGGTCAACCCGCCGGCCGAGGACCTCGATATCGTCCTCGACCACTGGCGCGACGGCGCGGGTCTGACCGTCGTCGCCGGCGCGCGCGACACCATCGACCGCCTTCGCGAACGGGGCTACGACGGCCGACTCGCCGTTCGCGTCAACCCCGGCGTCGGCGCCGGCCACCACGAGAAGGTGACGACCGGCGGCCACGCCAAGTTCGGCGTCCCCTACGACCGCGCCCCCGAACTCCTCGCCGGCGCCCGCGCCGACTTCGACGTGGTGGGCATCCACGCCCACGCGGGGAGCGGCATCAGCGGCGACGACCTGGACGCCCACCGCGAACTCGTCGCCCGGATGGGCGCGCTGGCTCGCGAGGTTGGCGACCTGGAGTTCGTCGACGTGGGCGGCGGTTTCGGCGTCCCGTACCGCGAGGACGACCAGCCGCTGGATCTGGACGCCGTGGCCGACGCCACCCGCGAGGCGCTGGGTGACGTGGACGCCGAGTTGGCAATCGAACCCGGCCGCTACCTCGTCGCCGACGCGGGCGTCCTCCTGACCCGCGTGAACACGGTCAAGCCCGTCGACGGCGACGGCTCGGACGGGACGGTACCCGTCGTCGCCGGCGTCGACGCCGGCATGACGACGCTCCTGCGCCCGGCGATGTACGACGCCTACCACGCCATCCGCAACCTGACCGCCGAGCGCCCCGAGCGCCCGGTCACGGTGGCCGGCCCCGTCTGTGAGACGTCGGACCTCTTCTGCGAGGAGCGGCCGATGCCGACGCCGCGGCGGGGCGACCTCCTCGCTATCGGCAACGCCGGTGCCTACGGCTACGAGATGGCCAGTACGTACAACTCCCGGCCTCGGCCGGCGGAGGTCGTCTGCGAGGCGTCGGAGGCGCCTCGGGAGGCCGGCGAAGCCGGCGGACTCGTCGAAACCGCCAGCCTCGCCCGCGAACGCGAGACCATCGCCGGCGTCACCGGGCTGGAGGTCGACCGATGA
- the dapF gene encoding diaminopimelate epimerase, which yields MTTVTAEKYHGTENDFLVLPADAPVPDRAAFARVHCDRETGVGGERTGADGVLFLDLDPTASPVRVTMTLVQPDGSTAEMCGNGARVTAVWAARETGAREVLIETPAGDRHAVVQSEGVTVEMGVPSFDPADVPLAHDHDGPLIEEAVEGLPVTAVNTGVPHAVAFVDDVDAVDLDAVAPPVRHAEVFPDGANVTLASRVEVGDEATDGAPGDPAAFRQRTFERGVEGETLACGTGAVAVVAAAKRTGRLDTDGPVRVSPPGGDLVIVVPDDGPATLTGPVEREFEVDLEVLEP from the coding sequence ATGACGACGGTCACCGCCGAGAAGTACCACGGCACCGAGAACGACTTCCTCGTGCTGCCGGCGGACGCGCCGGTGCCGGACCGCGCGGCCTTCGCCCGCGTCCACTGCGACCGCGAGACGGGCGTGGGCGGCGAGCGAACCGGCGCCGACGGCGTGCTCTTTCTGGACCTCGACCCCACGGCGTCGCCCGTCCGGGTGACGATGACGCTCGTCCAGCCCGACGGCTCGACGGCCGAGATGTGTGGCAACGGCGCGCGCGTCACCGCCGTCTGGGCCGCCCGCGAGACTGGCGCCCGCGAGGTATTGATCGAGACGCCCGCCGGCGACCGCCACGCCGTCGTGCAAAGCGAGGGCGTCACCGTCGAGATGGGGGTCCCGTCGTTCGACCCGGCGGACGTGCCCCTCGCCCACGACCACGACGGCCCACTGATCGAGGAGGCCGTCGAGGGCTTGCCCGTCACCGCCGTGAACACGGGCGTCCCCCACGCCGTCGCGTTCGTCGACGACGTGGACGCCGTGGACCTCGACGCCGTCGCGCCACCGGTCCGCCACGCCGAGGTGTTTCCGGATGGCGCGAACGTCACGCTCGCCTCGCGGGTCGAGGTGGGTGACGAGGCAACCGACGGCGCACCCGGCGACCCGGCCGCCTTCCGCCAGCGCACCTTCGAGCGCGGCGTCGAGGGCGAGACGCTGGCCTGCGGGACCGGTGCCGTCGCCGTCGTCGCCGCCGCGAAGCGCACCGGCCGCCTCGACACGGACGGCCCGGTCCGGGTGTCGCCGCCGGGCGGCGACCTCGTGATCGTCGTTCCCGACGACGGCCCGGCGACGCTCACCGGCCCCGTCGAACGCGAGTTCGAGGTGGACCTGGAGGTCCTCGAGCCGTGA
- a CDS encoding M20 family metallopeptidase, which produces MSAAFDPVDFLDSAVRIQSHEDVTEMRDFLVETLAAHGADPVVDDAGNTLATTGSGSPHVVCNTHIDTVSPHVPYDRADGVIHGRGSCDAKGPLAAILAAFLGYDGDADGGRLSLAITPDEEVYSTGAAALDLSVLPTIDSPTADYYVVGEPTGLDVCTAAKGRFEGTVHLTGRNAHAAEPASGVNAVAAAEGALAAIRTFDAERDPHPDLGSATLTPTVIAGGEATNQVPADCAITVDRRSVPPETAEGFAAELERAVDDATPDPVGVDFVPTERPTPFLEAFATDPDAPVVRHLSAAADRVTDGAAGAVRPFTAATEASYFAPAPTVVFGPGVLADDDGPVAHADREYVRVAEVERAATALTEALDALLG; this is translated from the coding sequence GTGAGCGCCGCCTTCGACCCCGTCGACTTTCTCGATTCGGCCGTCCGCATCCAGTCCCACGAGGACGTAACCGAGATGCGCGACTTTCTGGTCGAGACTCTCGCGGCCCACGGCGCCGACCCCGTCGTCGACGACGCGGGCAACACGCTCGCAACGACGGGGTCGGGCTCCCCCCACGTCGTCTGCAACACCCACATCGACACGGTGTCGCCGCACGTCCCCTACGACCGCGCGGACGGCGTGATCCACGGCCGCGGCTCCTGCGACGCGAAGGGGCCGCTCGCGGCCATCCTGGCGGCCTTCCTCGGCTACGACGGCGACGCCGACGGCGGCCGCCTCTCGCTCGCCATTACGCCCGACGAGGAGGTGTACTCGACGGGGGCGGCGGCGCTCGACCTCTCCGTTCTGCCCACAATCGACTCCCCCACTGCCGACTACTACGTCGTCGGCGAACCCACCGGCCTCGACGTGTGTACGGCCGCGAAGGGGCGCTTCGAGGGGACCGTTCACCTCACGGGGCGGAACGCCCACGCCGCCGAACCGGCGTCGGGGGTCAACGCCGTCGCCGCCGCCGAGGGCGCGCTGGCGGCGATTCGGACCTTCGACGCGGAGCGCGACCCCCACCCCGACCTCGGGTCGGCGACGCTGACGCCGACGGTGATCGCCGGCGGCGAGGCGACGAATCAGGTGCCCGCCGACTGTGCGATCACGGTCGACCGGCGGAGCGTCCCGCCGGAGACGGCCGAGGGCTTCGCGGCCGAACTCGAACGCGCCGTCGACGACGCCACGCCCGACCCCGTCGGCGTCGACTTCGTGCCCACCGAGCGCCCGACCCCGTTCCTCGAGGCGTTCGCGACGGACCCGGACGCGCCGGTCGTCAGGCACCTGTCCGCGGCGGCCGACCGCGTCACCGACGGCGCGGCCGGCGCCGTGCGGCCCTTCACCGCCGCAACCGAGGCCTCCTATTTCGCGCCGGCGCCGACCGTCGTGTTCGGTCCCGGCGTCCTCGCGGACGACGACGGCCCCGTCGCCCACGCCGACCGCGAGTACGTCCGCGTCGCCGAGGTGGAGCGCGCGGCGACGGCGCTGACCGAGGCACTCGACGCGCTGCTCGGCTGA
- a CDS encoding RNase P subunit p30 family protein, whose product MYEAVHAHPDGAATAARFAATAARMGYDGVVIRARETAPDYPAVGEASGIDVVDAVEIVASDPERASGAVGGLRPDHTLLCVRGGTDRLNRFAVEQERIDVLTRPMAGDGDVNHVLANCAAENGVRIEFDFGPVLRTTGGERVRALRDLRKLRELVADADAPFVVSANPASHLELRAPRELVAVGEAVGFDAETVRAGLREWGELAARNRHRQSDSFVEPGVERGRYDG is encoded by the coding sequence ATGTACGAGGCGGTCCACGCCCACCCCGACGGCGCCGCGACGGCCGCTCGCTTCGCCGCGACGGCCGCGCGCATGGGCTACGACGGCGTGGTGATCCGGGCACGCGAGACGGCGCCCGACTACCCCGCGGTCGGCGAGGCGTCGGGCATCGACGTCGTCGACGCCGTCGAGATAGTGGCGTCGGACCCCGAGCGTGCGAGCGGTGCCGTCGGTGGCCTGCGCCCCGACCACACCCTCCTCTGCGTTCGCGGCGGCACCGACCGTCTCAACCGCTTCGCCGTCGAACAGGAGCGCATCGACGTGCTCACGCGGCCGATGGCCGGCGACGGCGACGTGAACCACGTCCTCGCCAACTGCGCCGCCGAGAACGGCGTCCGGATCGAGTTCGACTTCGGACCGGTGCTGCGCACGACCGGCGGTGAGCGCGTGCGAGCGCTGCGGGACCTGCGCAAACTCCGGGAACTCGTCGCGGACGCGGACGCTCCCTTCGTCGTCAGCGCGAATCCGGCGTCGCATCTCGAACTCCGGGCGCCGCGGGAACTGGTCGCCGTCGGCGAGGCGGTCGGCTTCGACGCCGAGACGGTCCGAGCCGGCCTGCGCGAGTGGGGGGAACTCGCCGCCCGCAACCGCCACCGCCAGTCCGACTCGTTCGTCGAACCGGGGGTCGAACGGGGGCGATACGACGGATGA
- a CDS encoding S1 family peptidase: MVRDTQLLKYTTLIKYELGSVKYSATGCFVRNSANEDYLITNKHVISHEHGISPEYFRIFVRKTGVNSEREFFDLSLNEGSHRPLTHPECEEADVAAVPLGINLDEYGSVPIHQDEVVPEDTDAVLAGGDAIVIGYPNELKEESTYNPIIRRALVSTPYGQEFNDEPCFLMDARMHVGMSGSPVFTSPAGHYLSPEGEVVVWKDDDSREVVPSLLGIHSGPVDRSSNLGLHRVWYPSVLFDIVNQ, translated from the coding sequence ATGGTTCGAGATACCCAACTGTTGAAATATACGACGCTAATAAAATACGAGCTTGGGAGTGTGAAATATTCAGCCACAGGATGTTTCGTGAGAAATTCTGCTAATGAGGATTATCTCATCACAAACAAACACGTAATTAGCCATGAACACGGCATTAGTCCCGAATACTTTCGGATATTTGTCAGAAAGACAGGAGTGAATTCTGAAAGGGAATTTTTCGATCTATCTCTGAATGAGGGTTCACATAGACCACTCACACATCCGGAGTGTGAGGAAGCAGACGTTGCGGCCGTCCCCCTTGGAATAAACTTGGACGAATACGGAAGTGTTCCAATTCATCAAGATGAAGTTGTCCCTGAAGATACTGATGCTGTTCTCGCAGGAGGGGATGCTATCGTTATTGGATACCCTAATGAACTAAAGGAAGAATCTACGTACAACCCAATCATTCGACGTGCACTTGTCTCAACACCATATGGGCAGGAATTCAATGACGAACCTTGTTTCCTAATGGACGCTCGTATGCATGTCGGGATGAGTGGAAGTCCCGTTTTTACCTCTCCGGCAGGACATTATCTTTCCCCTGAGGGTGAAGTCGTGGTTTGGAAAGATGATGACTCACGAGAAGTTGTCCCCTCATTATTAGGAATTCACTCCGGACCTGTGGACCGGAGTTCTAATTTGGGACTCCACCGGGTCTGGTATCCAAGTGTTCTATTCGACATTGTTAACCAATGA